The Proteus sp. ZN5 genome includes the window TGGAGGGGCAATAGAGACTACTAATAAATATATATTTCTCGACCCTTTTTGGACTGTCAGAATAATAAAAACAGGCCAAGTAACACAGTCTGGAAGCTTAAAATTGGGAGAGGTTGCAAAAGCTGTACAGAATAATACTGCGCCTCGCAATACTACTTGGAACTTAACATCGTTATTTCTACCGTTAAATGCAATAAGAATAAACTCTTTAAAATGTTCAACTAAATCATCGAGTTATAATGTTAATATGGGCACTTGGTATGATACCCAATTTAAAAATATTGGCGATGTAAGTAAAAATATTGATATTCCTATTACGCTAAGTTGTGCTGCGGGAACTAATATTAAAGCTACTGTAACGAGTAGTGCTGGATATATTGATGTAAATACAGGTAAGTTAAAATTATCGGGTGCAAATTCAGCAACAGGAATTGGAATTCAGTTATTAGATAAAAATAATAATCCTATTAAATTAAATACTAAAAATAGTTTACAAAATCAGGTTGCATCTGGCGATTATATTTTTGGTTGGAAAGCGCGCTATATAAAAACAGGAAGCACTATAACACCAGGAAGTGCTAACTCAATTGCTACGGTAAATATTTTGTATGAATAATTAATGAGTGTGTTTTTGATATTATCAATTTTATTTTTTGGAGATGTTATGAATAAAAAAATATCAAGATTAGTTGGCGCTAAAATTAGAGAATTAAGAATAACACACAGTATGAGTGGCAGTGAGTTTGGTGCTTTATTGGGAATAAGCCAGCAACATCAATCTCGTTTTGAAAATGGTGAGTCAAACATCCATGCAGAAAGTATTTATATATTATCCTATCTTTTTGATGTCGATTTAAATTACTTTTTTGATGGCGTTCAACATACCGTTGAGAAAGACAAAATAGAGAATAAAAAAAGTCATTATCAATCAGAGTCAATTATTGTAAGTAACGATATCTGGCGTTAACTTTATAAGATGCCTAACAATAAGCTAGGCATCTTGTATTTGTTTTATTTAAGGCTATTTTTAAACCTTACCAATATCCCAGTACTTTCCACCATATGCTACCAAGGGTTATCCAAACGATAAGGTTAACTACACTCATCACGAATCCTGTTTTCCACCATTCGCCCAATGTGGCGTAACCTGAACCAAAAATAATGGGAGCAGTACCTGTACCATAATGGGTTAATGACATCATTAATGAAGATGAGAATGCTAAAATAAGCCCTAATAACATAGGTGGTGCGCCTAGTGCTAAACCAGCGGCATAGAACGCAGCAAACATCGCGGTAATATGGGCGGTAGTACTGGCAAAGAAATAGTGAGAATAAACATAAATTAGCACCAGTAATATCATGCCACTGACCCAACTTATTCCCATACTATCAATACTTGCCCCTACACTGAGTGACAACCATTTAATTAATCCTAATTTTCCTAAAAAGGATGCCATCATTACTAGAGCAGAGAACCAAACAACAGTATCCCATGCACCTTTGTTTTTTAAAATATCATCCCAATTTAAAACACCAGTACATAATAAAATCGACAGGCCAATAAATGCCGCTGTTGTTGCATTGACGCTAAATCCATCACCAAATAACAATGCAGGAATACCAGCCCACATAATTAATAATAAGGCGAAGACGGCAAGCGTTATTTTTTCAGGTAATGAAATAGGCCCTAGTTGTGCTAAACGCTCTTTAGCGAAATGAGGTGCATTTGGGGTGCTAGTTATTTCAGGTTTATAAAGTAGATAGATAACAATAGGCATTAAAATTAATGAAACGATAGCGGGTACAAAAGCCGCAATTGCCCACATCGACCAACTAAGCTCATGTGTGGGATCTGTTTCACTAATAATTAAACTGACAATGAGTGGGTTGGGAGCCGTTGCTGTAATAAACATGGCAGAAGTAATAGGATTTATATTGTAGTTCACCAAAGAGAGATAACGACCTATTTTACCACTTGTGCCATCTTCTGATTTAGAGTTAAAACTGTCTGATATTGAACGCATAATCGGGTGAATAATTCCACCACCACGGGCGGTATTACTTGGTGTTACTGGGGCTAATATTGTTTCAGCAATAGCCAATGAATAGGCTATTCCAATGGTTTTTTTGCCAAATAGTGAAATAAAATAATAACCAATTCGAGCACCGAGTCCGGTCTTGTTTAGACTCATTGATACCATAATGGAAATACCAATTAACCAGATAAGGTCATTGGAAAATCCACTTAATGCATCACCGATAGCAGCTTTGGTTGAATTAGGATTAGTAACACCAGTAACAGCGACTAATGCGATAGCAATAATAGAAACGGCACCGATAGGGAGTGCTTTACCAATAATGGCGGCGATAGTCCCGACAAAGAGCGCTAATAAATGCCAAGCATTGGGGTCAACACCTTCAGGTACGGGAATAAAAAACCAGATAATAAGGGTAATAGAAACGGCGATTAATGTAGGTATGGGTCGTAATGGAGTTAATTCGTTCATTAGGTTATTCCATTAGGTTGCAGGTTAAATAAATAATCGGAAGTAAAAAGTAAAACTAATAAGTATTTTTATTAAAGATGATCTTATTAACATATTATTAAATATTCATTGATTAATGTCATAAAAATAAAATTATTTATTAACTTGTTTTTAAAATAAGTTTTTTTATGTAACTTGATGTTATTAATATGCAAAGTGATTATCTATCTTTATGTTTTATAATAAATTTTACTAAATCAATCAAAGTTTAATAATAAAAACAAATTTCAGTGATAGGTGGTAATAAAATTAAATTATGGTATGTGAATTAATTCAATGTCACATTTGTAATATTAATTTAATTGGTTTTTTTTGAATTATGATATTATTTTAGATCGCCTTTATTTTATTAACCTATGTGATTATAATGTTATTAACAAAAGTTGAATAATGGAAAATAGTAATTACAATTATTTTCTCCATAACATCAATAACTGAAACAATTCAGCTTAATATGTAAAATAACCTAATGGGTGATACACAATGAAGTATGATTTAAATGACCTCTACTATTTTGTGAAAGTCGTTGAGTTTGGTGGTTTCTCTCAAGCGGCTGAAACATTAGGAATACCTAAATCTAAGCTGAGTCGCCGTATTGCTGATTTAGAACAAAAGCTCAATGTTTCTTTAATATATCGTTCTACGCGACAATTTCATGTCACCAAAATTGGGCAAACTTTTTATCAACAATGTAAAAATGTGGTTGCAGAAGCTGAGATTGCGGAAGAGGTTATTTGTTCAGCACAAGGGCATCCTCATGGCACAATTAAACTCTCATGTCCTGTCGCATTATTACAAATATATATTCAAGATATTTTGGTCGATTTTATGGAAAAATATCCGGATATTAATATTCAGATATTAGCTATTAATCGCCCAGTTGATGTGATTAGTGAAGGCCTTGATCTTGCATTACGAGTCAGAGCATTGCCGCTAGATGATTCAGGTTTAACAATGAAAATTCTAGGTTATTCTCGGCGAGTATTAGTTGCTAGCCCATTGTTATTTCAAGGGAGAGAGATCCCAAATTCCCCCGAACAACTTACAGATTATCCCATTTTGGCAAATAGCGAACATTCCCAGCATTATACACTCACACTCACTCATGAAGATGGTGCGGTTTCTACACAACATGTTACGCCTAAATTAGCCACAACCGATGTTTTGACTCTTTATAAAGCAACATTAAAGGGATTGGGAATAACAAGATTGCCCTTGAGTGTGGTTGAAAAAGAGTTACAAGATGGCAAGTTAATTGAGGTATTGCCATCTTGGCGTTTTCCTAAAGATGTGGTTCATGCTGTTTATCCATCAAGAAAAGGGCTATTACCTGCAATCCAAGTCTTGTTGGAATACCTTGCTGATAATATGTCACCAATGAAAGAGTAAAATTGATATAAAAACGGCTCCGAATAGAATAGGGAGCCGTTTGATTTCATTGTTTTTGTATAAAATAAAAACGTTATTCGTTAGGTATACGACCAAATTTACCTTGGTTAAAATCATCAATGGCTTGTCTGATTTGTGCTTCGCTATTCATTACAAAAGGGCCATAACCTACAACAGGTTCATTAATAGGCTCACCACTGAGATATAAGATAACAGCATCTTCAATGGCTTCAAGATTAACAGAGCCTCCTTCATTATCTAAAATAACCAAATCGCCAGTTTGTAATTGGGTTTGATTATCAAGATAAACACTGCCATGTAAAACCACTAAACCAACATAACGATCTTTTTTCGTTAGTAATGTGGTCGATTTTGCACTCTTTAATTGAATATCCCATACATCAACAGGCGAAAAGGTTTTTGCTGCGCCTTTCGTATCGTGATAATGCCCTGCAATAACGCGAAGCTGCCCTGCATTATCAGATAAAGGCAATACAGGGATCGCACTTTCTTTCAGTAATTGATAACCAGCAGGTGCTGATTTGGCATCTGATGGGAGATTAACCCATAATTGCACCATATCTAATACACCACCTTCTTTGGTAAAAGCATCAGAATGGTATTCTTGATGCAAAATACCCGATGCCGCAGTCATCCATTGGACATCTCCGGGACCAATAACACCGCCTTCACCCGTTGAATCATGATGTGCAACTTCACCTTTATAAACGATAGTGACCGTTTCAAATCCTCGATGAGGGTGTTCCCCGACACCTCTGTTATGGCCTTGAGATGCAGGAAAATCAGTAGGCCCAGCTCGGTCTAATAGTAAAAATGGATTTAAATATTTACCATGGTTGCTATAACTAAAGAGTGAACGAACATGAAAGCCATCACCAACCCAATGTTGACGAGGTGCTTTATAAATACCAATAATCTTTTTCATCATAATGTTCCTATAAAATTTCTATAGGTGTATTTTAAAGTGATTAATATATTTAAGTAGTATTAAATATAGATTTCATTATTCTGAATATAGAACAATAACAATATGTTTCAGTGTTCTATTTTTGGAATAGTGTTTATCATAATTGACTCTACCGATATTTTAATTAATTGACTATTGTTTATTACAACGAGGGGGAAACGATATAAAGATATCATCTTTTAATATTTCTCCTTAACTCAGTTAATAATCAATATTTATTAATTAAAAGGAATAGATGAATGAGTGCTCCAGCAAATTTTAATGGACAACGTCCTGTTATTAATCCAGAAGATGCGGTTATGTTATTAATCGATCACCAAAGTGGTTTATTCCAAACTGTGGGTGATATGCCAATGACTGAATTACGAGCACGAGCTTCAGTATTAGCAAAAATGGCAACATTAGCTAACATGCCTGTTATTACAACGGCTTCTGTGCCGCAAGGCCCTAATGGCCCATTAATTCCTGAAATTCATCAAAATGCACCTCATGCAAAATATGTTGCACGTAAAGGTGAAATTAATGCGTGGGATAATCCTGAGTTTGTTGAAGCCGTTAAAGCAACAGGCAAAAAGCAATTAATTATTGCGGGTACTATTACGAGTGTATGTATGGCATTCCCTGCAATTAGTGCTGTTGCTGAGGGTTATCAAGTCTTTGCAGTGATTGATGCATCAGGCACTTACAGCAAAATGGCGGAAGAAATTACCTTAGCTCGCATCGTCCAAGCGGGTGTAGTACCGATGGATACTGCTGCGGTTGCTTCTGAAATTCAAAAAACATGGAACCGTGCTGATGCAGCAGAATGGGCGCAAGCGTACACTCAGATTTTCCCTGCTTATCAATTATTAATTGAAAGTTATAGCAAAGCTCAAGATGTATTAAAAAATAACGAGATATTAGATTCTCAGCGTTAATTAATTCTCAACTCTCTTTGTACTTTATATTATTTGTGTTTAAAAATGCCTATAAAGTATTTTCTTTATGGGCTTTATTTTATAAAAAATAGATTAGGAAATTATAATGAAATTTATTTTATCTACCATATTATCTTCCTTATTACTTGTGCCAGCAGTACAAGCTAATGAATATAAACTGGAACCAACACATACTAAGGCAATGTTTTATATTGATCATTTTGGAACTTCAACTAACAGTGGTGGCTTTTATGAAATTGAAGGTGATTTAACATACTCACCAGAAAATAATATAGGAAAAATAAATGTTTCTATTCCAGTCAAAACACTAAATACGGGATTAACGGCATTTGATAATCATGTGAAAAGTGCAGATATCTTAGATGCAGATAAATACCCAACAATTCACTTTTCTTCAACAAAATGGTATTTCTCAGATAATAAACCCACATCTATTGAAGGGCTATTAACGATGAAAGGAAAAACATTGCCAGTTAAATTAACAACAACCAAGTTTAATTGTTATGAAAGCCCTGTGTTTAATGCGCCAGTCTGTGGTGGTGATTTTGAAACAACCATTAAACGTTCAGATTGGGGGGTGGATTTTTTGGTCAAAGAAGGGATGGCGGATAATATGACATTAAAAATTCAAGTTGAAGCTATTAAGCAATAAATTAAGTCATATTTTATTTTATATCTTATAGAAAAGGCCTTATTAAATATGAGGCCTTTCTGTTTTTATATAATAACAAATATAATTTAAGTTAGGTGTTGAACTCTAAAAATAGAGTTAAAAGAGAATTTGTTTTTAATTGTTGATAATGATTATTTATTGTTGTATGTTATCGAATTGTTGCTTTTATTTTATTTCCTATTGTTTTATATGATTTTTATCACCCTTAGTTTGTTTGTTATCCGTTAAATTCCATTTTTCTTTTTTTGGTTTTATCTCTGAATTAATAAACTTTCCTCATCATAATTTATTTAATAAATATCATCCGATTAAATAAAAATTTTTTACAATAAATAAGTGTGACTTCTATCACTCTACATTTTGATATTTCTTCAGTATGTTTATAAGCAGAGATTAGAAATTAATAAATCAGACATTTATTTATATTGCTTAATAATTTAAGCAAATAGGCTTCTTATTATCAAAAAAACGAAATGCAAATAGATATGTGCTGTTACATATATTAAATGCATTAAGGATATCATAATGATCCATGCTTTTATTAAAAAAGGGAGCTTTCAGGATTCAGTAAGCCTGATGATTATTTCCCGAAAATTAAGTGAAGCCCCAGAGGTGGAAGAAATTTCCGTCATGATGGGTACACCAGCGAATAAATCTCTTCTCGATGTCACCGGTTTCTGGCATGACATGTTTAACGAAGCAACACCGAATGACATTTGTGTTTCGATTAAAGCGGAATCAGATGATCCTGCTATTGTTGACATGATTTCTACTGCGTTAGAAGAAGCATTAGCAGAAATTGCAAGTGGTCAAAAAGGCGGTAACAAATTAACGACAGTACGTAGCTGGCGTACCGCTAAACAAAAAAGCACTAATGCCAATATGCTACTCATCTCTATTGCTGGTGAATATGCTGCTGAGCTAGCAGACACGGGTTTAGAAGATGGCTGTAACGTTATGTTGTTCTCTGACAACGTATCTATCGCAGATGAAAAAGCTTTAAAAGAAAAGGCAGCAGCAAAAGGTCTGATTGTTATGGGACCTGACTGTGGTACGGCAAATATTGCAGGTGCGCCTCTTGCTTTTGCTAACATTGCACCTAAAGGCTCAATTGGTATTGTTGGCGCATCAGGGACAGGTATTCAAGAAATTACCTCTCAGATCGTTTTACAACGCCAAGGCATTTCTCATGCAATTGGTTTAGGTGGTCGTGATTTAACTGAGCAAATTGGTGGTATCAGTGCAATCACTGCTATCAATATGCTGGCGGCTGATCCTAATACTCGTGTTATTGCCTTTGTTTCTAAGCCTCCCGCACCGGCTGTTCGCCAAAAAATTATTGCAGAAATGAAACGCCATAATAAACCGATTGTGGCTCAATTCTTAGGAGCAACACCTGAGAAATTCCAAGACGACAATATCTATTTCACACGTACTTTAGATGAAACTGCACGTATTGCGGCTGAATTAGCACGTGTTGAAGATATCGCTGCAGAGTTACCAAAAGTTGCTGGTAAGAAAATCATTGGTCTTTATGCCGGTGGTACGTTAGCGGCTGAGTGCGCCATGTTGTTATCTGAAAAACTCAATATTGAAGTCGATAACGAACATAAACAAGGCACGATGCTAGATGCAGACGGTCACAAAATTATCGATATGGGTGATGACTTCTATACACAGGGTAAACCACACCCAATGATTGACCCATCTACACGTAACAAATTTATCAGTGAGCTAAGCAATAAAACAGAAGCTGGCGTGTTACTGGTTGATTTTGTTATTGGTTATGGTGCAACTCAAGATCCAGCTGGTGCGTTAATTCAAGAAATCAAAAAACTGAATGAGAAACGTGGCGAAGCCAATCCATTGATCACTATCGCAACTATCACGGGCACTGAAGACGATCCACAAAACCGTAGCGAACAGCAAAAACAGCTGAAAGAAGCGGGCATTATTGTGATGGATACGTTGCCAGAAGCTGTTTTATTAGCAAAAGAATTAATCCAGCCACATCCAGCAGAAGCACATGCTGAAGTGTCGCCACTGCTTAACGGGATCTCTGTGATCAACGCAGGATTACGTAGCTTTGCAGACGATCTGCAATCAAGTGGCACCCCTGTTGTTCATTATCAGTGGGCACCTGTCGCAGGTGGTAATAAGAAACTGGCTGAAATATTAAAGAAATTGAAATAAGGAATTGCAGATATGTACTCAACTATCGAACAAGCGAATGAAGCAGTTATCGAACGTATCCGTGAAGCCCGTCCTCACTGGTGTGATGTTAGCTTAGCAAAAGAAGTTGTTCCTACTTTAGAGACAGGTAAAAAACTACTTCACGCAGGTCCACCAGTAACTTGGGGGGAAATGAGTGGTCCTGTTCGCGGTGCATGTATCGGTGCTTCTTTATTTGAAGGCTGGGCAGAAACTGAAGAACAAGCATTAGCCATGTTAGAAGCAGGTGAAATTGAGTTTATTCCTTGCCATAACGTAAATGCAGTTGGCCCAATGGGCGGTATTACTTCTGCTCATATGCCAATGCTGGTTATCAAAAACCACATTCATGGTAACTACGCTTACTGCAACATGAATGAAGGTATCGGTAAAGTAATGCGCTTTGGTGCTTACGGCCCAGATGTGCAAGAGCGTCTACATTGGATGCAAAATAGCTTAGCACCAGTATTAAAAGCAGCAATTGCAACGTTTGAAAACGGTATCGATCTAACTGCAATTATGGGGCAGGCAATTACGATGGGTGATGAATTCCACCAACGTAACATCGCTGCATCTGCACTGTTACTGCGTCAACTGGCACCAGTACTAGGCACTTTAGATTTCGAAGAAGCTGAAATTACAAAAGTGACTAAATTCCTGAGCATTACAGACCAATTCTTCCTGAACTTAGCAATGGCTTACTGTAAAGCGGCGATGGATGCAGGTGCTCAAATCAAGCAAGGTACTATCGTCACTGTGATGACACGTAATGGTAGCAACTTTGGTATCAAAATCAGCGGAATGGGTGACCAATGGTTTACTGCTCCAGTAAATACACCACAAGGTCTGTTCTTCTCTGGCTTTAGCCAAGCAGATGCAAACCCAGATATCGGTGACAGTGCAATCACTGAAACCTTTGGTATTGGTGGTGCAGCAATGGTTGCGGCTCCAGGCGTAACACGCTTTGTAGGTGCATCTGGTGGTATGGATGCAGCGCGTGAAGTGACTGAAGAAATGGCTGAAATCTACCTTGCTCGTAACATGATGTTGCAAATTCCAACTTGGGATTTCCAAGGTGCATGTTTAGGCTTAGATGCGCGTCGTGTTGTTGAAACAGGGATCACTCCACTGATTAACACTGGTATTGCACATAAAGAGCCGGGAGTTGGTCAGATTGGTGCAGGTACTGTACGCGCACCTTTAGGTTGCTTTGAAAAAGCGATTGTTGCTCTTGCTGAAGAGTTGGGCATCGACGCTTAATTTCGTTTCCTAACGACAAAGTACAGCAATAAAGGGGGCATTATGCAAATTCAAGCACTTCAAACCAGCCAGCATATCACTGACTTTGAAGGTGAGATTAAATGTGTGGGCATTTATGACCATGCTTTGAATTTCATTTGCCCTCAACAACGCTTAATAACTTTTCATCGTGAAGGAAGAGGATTAAGCCCGATGGGATGGTTACTGAAACAAGATGATTTTGATTATTTTGCAAAACAGTGCCATCCCTCGATTGTGATGAACCTTAAAAATCATCAAGCAACACTTGCAAATAAACTCACATTGAATGCAGGTCAAAGTGAGAATTTGCATTTACAAGATAAAGCGGATTTAGATTTGCGTTGGTTAGAAAGTTTTTTTTCTCTGTTATCACCCGCGATTGCAACGGGGTTATATGGGTCATTGAAAAATTACCGTCAAATCGCGCAACTTAGTGAAATTAAGTTATTAATGAAGCTGTTTCATAATCAGCTATTAGGCAATGCTGTTAACTGGGCTATTTTTACAGGGAAAGGCCCCGGATTAACGCCAAGTTCAGATGATATGCTGGTAGGTATGTTATTTGCACATTATTTAGCAGAGCCAGAAAATAAACTTAATCATTTTTTTAATAACACACCGCCTTTATCTGAATTGACCACTATTGTCAGTAAGCATTATTTGGAATATGCCACACAGGGAATATTTTCTACCTATCTCATTCAATTAGGTAAAAAAATAAAGAATAAAGAGATTATTTTTAAGGATATGTTGGAAATACTCTCTATTGGTCATCATTCCGGCGCGGATACATTACTGGGATTATGGATTGGTTACCAAGCTAAAAAACAACAACAGCATATTGATTAAATTTTTTTAATAAAAGAATTTATATAAACATTCGGATACGGATAATTATGAAAACAATTGTTATTGCTTTAGGCGGAAATGCATTATTGCAACGCGGAGAAGTTTTGTCTGCTGAAAATCAATATAAAAATATTGAATTGATGTCAGAGACAATTAATAAATTAGCCAAAGAGTATCGTGTTGTATTAGTACACGGTAATGGGCCTCAAGTTGGATTACTTGCACTGCAAAACCTTGCGTATAAAGATGTTCCTGCATATCCATTGGATATCTTAGTAGCAGAAAGTCAAGGTATGATTGGTTATATGATGATGCAGAAAATTAATCAAAATCATCCTGAACAAGCTATTACAACGGTAATGACTCGAGTTTCAGTGGATATTAATGATGAAGCATTTAACGATCCAAGTAAATTTATTGGCCCTATTTATGATGAAGCTGATAAAGAAGAATTAATTGCGAAGTATCAATGGACATTTAAACAAGACGGTAAACATTATCGCCGTGTTGTTCCATCACCAACACCGAAAAAGATTATTGATATTGAGGCAGTAAGACTTTTATTAGATAAAGGTCATATTGTTATTTGTGGTGGCGGTGGCGGTATTCCAGTCAACAATTCAAATAATGAATTTATTGGTAGTGAAGCTGTAATTGATAAAGATTTAACGGCGGCTTTAATTTCTCGTGAATTAAATGCAGAGCACTTTGTTATTTTAACAGAGGCAGATGCTATTTATAAAAATTGGGGTACACCAGAACAAGCTGCAATTCGTGAAGCAACACCAGAAGAACTTGCACCAATGGCTGTCGCTGATGGCGCAATGGGACCAAAAATTATGGCAGTGAGTGATTTTGTTAATGCAACAGGGCAGCAAGCTCATATT containing:
- a CDS encoding helix-turn-helix transcriptional regulator, with the translated sequence MNKKISRLVGAKIRELRITHSMSGSEFGALLGISQQHQSRFENGESNIHAESIYILSYLFDVDLNYFFDGVQHTVEKDKIENKKSHYQSESIIVSNDIWR
- a CDS encoding acyl-CoA synthetase FdrA — translated: MIHAFIKKGSFQDSVSLMIISRKLSEAPEVEEISVMMGTPANKSLLDVTGFWHDMFNEATPNDICVSIKAESDDPAIVDMISTALEEALAEIASGQKGGNKLTTVRSWRTAKQKSTNANMLLISIAGEYAAELADTGLEDGCNVMLFSDNVSIADEKALKEKAAAKGLIVMGPDCGTANIAGAPLAFANIAPKGSIGIVGASGTGIQEITSQIVLQRQGISHAIGLGGRDLTEQIGGISAITAINMLAADPNTRVIAFVSKPPAPAVRQKIIAEMKRHNKPIVAQFLGATPEKFQDDNIYFTRTLDETARIAAELARVEDIAAELPKVAGKKIIGLYAGGTLAAECAMLLSEKLNIEVDNEHKQGTMLDADGHKIIDMGDDFYTQGKPHPMIDPSTRNKFISELSNKTEAGVLLVDFVIGYGATQDPAGALIQEIKKLNEKRGEANPLITIATITGTEDDPQNRSEQQKQLKEAGIIVMDTLPEAVLLAKELIQPHPAEAHAEVSPLLNGISVINAGLRSFADDLQSSGTPVVHYQWAPVAGGNKKLAEILKKLK
- a CDS encoding hydrolase; the protein is MSAPANFNGQRPVINPEDAVMLLIDHQSGLFQTVGDMPMTELRARASVLAKMATLANMPVITTASVPQGPNGPLIPEIHQNAPHAKYVARKGEINAWDNPEFVEAVKATGKKQLIIAGTITSVCMAFPAISAVAEGYQVFAVIDASGTYSKMAEEITLARIVQAGVVPMDTAAVASEIQKTWNRADAAEWAQAYTQIFPAYQLLIESYSKAQDVLKNNEILDSQR
- a CDS encoding pirin family protein — translated: MKKIIGIYKAPRQHWVGDGFHVRSLFSYSNHGKYLNPFLLLDRAGPTDFPASQGHNRGVGEHPHRGFETVTIVYKGEVAHHDSTGEGGVIGPGDVQWMTAASGILHQEYHSDAFTKEGGVLDMVQLWVNLPSDAKSAPAGYQLLKESAIPVLPLSDNAGQLRVIAGHYHDTKGAAKTFSPVDVWDIQLKSAKSTTLLTKKDRYVGLVVLHGSVYLDNQTQLQTGDLVILDNEGGSVNLEAIEDAVILYLSGEPINEPVVGYGPFVMNSEAQIRQAIDDFNQGKFGRIPNE
- a CDS encoding fimbrial protein, translated to MRHVSTKSIFLLSGVLFYSTYTFSACIQNPNLKNIRVNIPNKVYTLQYDDMRTGLLEQFTVSYRTGPITTYSGNDGKCGNAVVSASYTNGWIPNASKIAQTNIPGIGIQIYFNRMGALNTTWSENGGAIETTNKYIFLDPFWTVRIIKTGQVTQSGSLKLGEVAKAVQNNTAPRNTTWNLTSLFLPLNAIRINSLKCSTKSSSYNVNMGTWYDTQFKNIGDVSKNIDIPITLSCAAGTNIKATVTSSAGYIDVNTGKLKLSGANSATGIGIQLLDKNNNPIKLNTKNSLQNQVASGDYIFGWKARYIKTGSTITPGSANSIATVNILYE
- a CDS encoding DUF1116 domain-containing protein, translating into MYSTIEQANEAVIERIREARPHWCDVSLAKEVVPTLETGKKLLHAGPPVTWGEMSGPVRGACIGASLFEGWAETEEQALAMLEAGEIEFIPCHNVNAVGPMGGITSAHMPMLVIKNHIHGNYAYCNMNEGIGKVMRFGAYGPDVQERLHWMQNSLAPVLKAAIATFENGIDLTAIMGQAITMGDEFHQRNIAASALLLRQLAPVLGTLDFEEAEITKVTKFLSITDQFFLNLAMAYCKAAMDAGAQIKQGTIVTVMTRNGSNFGIKISGMGDQWFTAPVNTPQGLFFSGFSQADANPDIGDSAITETFGIGGAAMVAAPGVTRFVGASGGMDAAREVTEEMAEIYLARNMMLQIPTWDFQGACLGLDARRVVETGITPLINTGIAHKEPGVGQIGAGTVRAPLGCFEKAIVALAEELGIDA
- a CDS encoding YceI family protein — translated: MKFILSTILSSLLLVPAVQANEYKLEPTHTKAMFYIDHFGTSTNSGGFYEIEGDLTYSPENNIGKINVSIPVKTLNTGLTAFDNHVKSADILDADKYPTIHFSSTKWYFSDNKPTSIEGLLTMKGKTLPVKLTTTKFNCYESPVFNAPVCGGDFETTIKRSDWGVDFLVKEGMADNMTLKIQVEAIKQ
- a CDS encoding DUF2877 domain-containing protein gives rise to the protein MQIQALQTSQHITDFEGEIKCVGIYDHALNFICPQQRLITFHREGRGLSPMGWLLKQDDFDYFAKQCHPSIVMNLKNHQATLANKLTLNAGQSENLHLQDKADLDLRWLESFFSLLSPAIATGLYGSLKNYRQIAQLSEIKLLMKLFHNQLLGNAVNWAIFTGKGPGLTPSSDDMLVGMLFAHYLAEPENKLNHFFNNTPPLSELTTIVSKHYLEYATQGIFSTYLIQLGKKIKNKEIIFKDMLEILSIGHHSGADTLLGLWIGYQAKKQQQHID
- a CDS encoding LysR substrate-binding domain-containing protein codes for the protein MKYDLNDLYYFVKVVEFGGFSQAAETLGIPKSKLSRRIADLEQKLNVSLIYRSTRQFHVTKIGQTFYQQCKNVVAEAEIAEEVICSAQGHPHGTIKLSCPVALLQIYIQDILVDFMEKYPDINIQILAINRPVDVISEGLDLALRVRALPLDDSGLTMKILGYSRRVLVASPLLFQGREIPNSPEQLTDYPILANSEHSQHYTLTLTHEDGAVSTQHVTPKLATTDVLTLYKATLKGLGITRLPLSVVEKELQDGKLIEVLPSWRFPKDVVHAVYPSRKGLLPAIQVLLEYLADNMSPMKE
- a CDS encoding carbamate kinase, yielding MKTIVIALGGNALLQRGEVLSAENQYKNIELMSETINKLAKEYRVVLVHGNGPQVGLLALQNLAYKDVPAYPLDILVAESQGMIGYMMMQKINQNHPEQAITTVMTRVSVDINDEAFNDPSKFIGPIYDEADKEELIAKYQWTFKQDGKHYRRVVPSPTPKKIIDIEAVRLLLDKGHIVICGGGGGIPVNNSNNEFIGSEAVIDKDLTAALISRELNAEHFVILTEADAIYKNWGTPEQAAIREATPEELAPMAVADGAMGPKIMAVSDFVNATGQQAHIGALQNIQQVIEGQSGTLIYKS
- a CDS encoding anion permease, translated to MNELTPLRPIPTLIAVSITLIIWFFIPVPEGVDPNAWHLLALFVGTIAAIIGKALPIGAVSIIAIALVAVTGVTNPNSTKAAIGDALSGFSNDLIWLIGISIMVSMSLNKTGLGARIGYYFISLFGKKTIGIAYSLAIAETILAPVTPSNTARGGGIIHPIMRSISDSFNSKSEDGTSGKIGRYLSLVNYNINPITSAMFITATAPNPLIVSLIISETDPTHELSWSMWAIAAFVPAIVSLILMPIVIYLLYKPEITSTPNAPHFAKERLAQLGPISLPEKITLAVFALLLIMWAGIPALLFGDGFSVNATTAAFIGLSILLCTGVLNWDDILKNKGAWDTVVWFSALVMMASFLGKLGLIKWLSLSVGASIDSMGISWVSGMILLVLIYVYSHYFFASTTAHITAMFAAFYAAGLALGAPPMLLGLILAFSSSLMMSLTHYGTGTAPIIFGSGYATLGEWWKTGFVMSVVNLIVWITLGSIWWKVLGYW